The region CGAGGCCATCACGACGGAAGCGCAATCGGTCAGCGGAATGAAACCGATCTTCACTTCTTCCTTCTCAGGTTTGTCCGAGCCGGCCGCCCAGGCTCCTCCTGTTGCTAGTCCCAACATGCTCGCTCCCGTTGCCAGTCCTGCAGTCTGAATCAATTGACGACGCTTGAAATCCACTTCGTTCACAGCCTCCACGGCCTTGCTCGCTTGCTCTTTGAATTCCATCGCATTCCCCATTTTTTCGGCGGCAAAAAAAAAGGCGTCCCTCCGGCATGCACTGAGTCATGTCGAAAGACGCCTTTGTCTTGGATGGATCCGACCGCCATTGGCCGGATCGTTCATTGCGCAAACCTTGCGCTAACGGAGACGATTCAGCAAAGAGCGTGCCAAGCAGATGGAAAATCGCGTGAAAGCCGCGCCGCCCATAGGCAAAGCGCCAATCCTGCGTGGCCCGATGGAAGCGAAAGCGAGGGGAATTTGCGAAGGCGGCGGCGCACCGGCTTTGTGCTGCGCACCAATTTGGCGGTGCATGCACACCGCCGCCCCAGGAAAAAAATGTCAGCCGAGCAAGTCCTCGACATCCAGCAAGCGCTGGGCGATTTCGGAAAGTTTGAGGTTCTTGTTCATGGCCATGCTGCGCAGCTTTTGATAGGCCTCGTCTTCCGACAGTTTGTGCCGGGACATCAGCAGGCCCTTGGCGCGCTCGATCACCTTGCGCTCGGCCAGCTTGTGCTTGGTGTCCGACAGCTCGGTCAGCAGCTTCTGCTCCTGGCGGAAACGCGCCAGCGCCACGTCGAGCACCGGCTTGATCCGTTCGGCTTGCAGCCCGGCCACGATATAGGCGGTGACGCCGGCTTCCATGGCGGCTTCCATGGTACTGGTGTTGTCGTCTTCAGTGAACATGACGATGGGACGGCGTTCGTCGCGCGTGGCGATGACGATATGCTCGAGTACGTCGCGCGCATCCGATTCGGCATCGATGATGATCATGTCGGGCTGGAGCTGGGCAATGCGTTCGGGCAGGTACTGGTCGGCCGGCAGCGAGGCGATGATGTTGTAACCCGCCTCCAGCAATCCAATGCGCAGAGCTTTGCCGCGCTCGGCCTGCTCCTGCAGGTCGGTGTCGGTCTCATCGGCATGGTCGATGATGGTATTGACAACGACAATGCGTAGATTGCGCATGTGAGGTTCCAATGTTCGCCTGGACATCGTAAATCGCTTCCGAACTCGTTACGGGTCTGGGTGGCTGTGGCACATCCGGTACCGGACTAATGCCGGCTTCATGTTGCCATACCTCCACGCTGCATGCCCTCCCGAATATCCCTGGCTGCAGCGGGCGAATAGTAACCCATTTGGAAAATGCGGCACACTTTCCATCATCTTGTGATGTACATTGGCTACATGCCGCGGCTGCACTTGCAGGCAACAATCAAGCAAAAATCAAACCAGAAAACCGCAACGCGGTCGCCTCGCCCATGCCGCATCCCCTACTCCGCCACTCGCCTTTTCCTACAGGAAATTGAGGAAGACGCCTATCTACCGCAAGCAAAGCGGTTGTTAACATCCATCGCATCAACTGTCTTTGGCATGTTGTTTGGCACATTGAACGCCACCTTGGATTCGCACCACCCGCCTGGAGGAGATTACCCATGTCACGTCGCATTCGTTGCCTGCCGGTTGTCGGCAAGTCCGTACAGCTCGCCACCTATTTTGCCGCCGGCAGTGCGCTTGCGCTGACGTCGGCCAGCGCGCTGGCCGACCCCTCGCCGGCGCTGGATCGCTTCAGCCTGTCGGCCGGCGCCTACTATGTCGATCCGACTTTCCGCGTCAACGCCAACTCGCAGTACGGCTCTTACCAGTCCGGCGACATCGACCGCGACCGCACTGCGTTGCCACGCGTACGCGCAGAACTGCTGCTGTTCGACAGCCAGGGCTTGTCGTTCGACTATTTCACGTACAAGAAGAATTACGCCGGCGCCATCAACCGCACCATTCCCCTCGGCAGCGGCTCCACCCTCAACGGCAACGGCAATGCCGACATCCAGGTCGACATGGCGTCGCTGGCCTACAAATGGTGGATCGGACAAGGCAATGACGTCTTCGGCATCGGCCTCGGCGCCGGCTACTATCGCGCCAAGCTCGACGTCAATGCCGCCGCCACGCTGAACGGCGCTTCCGGCACGTTCAGCGACAGCTATTCAGAAAAAACCTGGGCGCCCTTGCTTGAACTCGGCTGGAAACACGCTTTCAGCAAGGACTTCCGTCTCTATGCCGAAGCCTCGGGCGTCAAAAAGAACTGGGGCAAGGTCACCGGCCACATCTACGGCGCGGCCATCGGCGCAGAGTGGTATCCGCTGGCCAATCTCGGGATCGGCGCTGACTATGGAATTACCCGCATCAAGATCAACCGCGACGGCGGCGGCGCCATCGACGACGCCAATCTGGACATCCGCCTGAAAGGCCCCTCGGCTTACGTGAAGGTGCGTTTCTGAACATGGATGCCGTGCGGTCCCCCACACGGCCACGATGAACGCTGCAACCCTGCAGTACAACAAGGAGAACAACATGACACTCGGCACCATACTTCTGATCGTCCTCATCCTGATCCTGATCGGCGCCCTGCCGACCTGGCCGCATAGCCGCTCATGGGGTTACGGCCCCAGCGGGATCGCCGGCACGATCGTTATCATCCTGCTGATCCTGGTGTTGCTCGGACGACTATAGTCGGCGGGGTTTCCCTGTAGCCCTGGGCAAACAGGATATGATGGACGGCGTTGCATCTCGAGGATGCAGCGCCGTTCATCATTTCTACCGGAGGAGTCCGCAACGATGAGAAAAAATCGCCGACCATATCTGCTTCTGCTGCCGGTGCTGCTGGCCGCCGTCACCCTGTCTGCACCCGTGTTTGCCGCCGAAGAGGACGTTTCGCAGGAAGATCCTGCACGCTGGTATCAGGGCGACGACACCGCCCAACTGCATTACAAGACGCTGGTGAAAGAAGCCCGCGCAGCCGGCGCCCAAGCACTGCAGGAATGCAAGTCGCTCAAAGGGGCCGAAGCCAAGGGCTGCCGCAAGGAAGCCCGCGCCAACCAGAACAGCGATCTGGCGCGCGCCAAACGCATTCTGAAGGCACGCAGTGCTGCCGAATAAGCCGCAGCGCGCGACATGAAAAAGGGGACCTGCCGGTCCCCTTTTTCATTGCAGCGGCGGCCTGTCCGCTACTGGTATCCCATATTAGTTGCCTACTTGCCGACCTGGTTGCCGATCACACCGCCAACCGCAGCACCACCCACAGTGCCCACTGCGCTACCGCCCGTCAGCACGGCGCCGCCGACTGCGCCGACACCGGCGCCAACGGCAGTATTCTTGTCTCGCTGCGACATGCCGCTGCAACCGCTCAGAACTGTCAGGGCACAGACGGTGATCGAAGTTACGGCGATTTTATGTGCTATTTTCATGATCACACCTCTTCAAAAAATGGTTGTTGCTGCGGGATGCAGCAGTCGATTCTCGTGGCTTCTTGTTGACTCAAATGAAGAGCCGGTATTTTTTAGACCGCGTTCAACGTCCGAGTTTCATGTCGACGGACTACGCAAACATTCGCTTACACTTTTCGCGTCGTTGACATCGCAGGCCTGTTTTTTCAGACCGGGATGCTCATAAACGATGACCGCATTGCGGATCGATTGAGGATGCTTGCGCTGGACCATGTCGAGGTAGAGGAATTTCTTCTTGC is a window of Herbaspirillum hiltneri N3 DNA encoding:
- a CDS encoding ANTAR domain-containing response regulator, which codes for MRNLRIVVVNTIIDHADETDTDLQEQAERGKALRIGLLEAGYNIIASLPADQYLPERIAQLQPDMIIIDAESDARDVLEHIVIATRDERRPIVMFTEDDNTSTMEAAMEAGVTAYIVAGLQAERIKPVLDVALARFRQEQKLLTELSDTKHKLAERKVIERAKGLLMSRHKLSEDEAYQKLRSMAMNKNLKLSEIAQRLLDVEDLLG
- a CDS encoding DUF3309 family protein: MTLGTILLIVLILILIGALPTWPHSRSWGYGPSGIAGTIVIILLILVLLGRL
- a CDS encoding glycine zipper 2TM domain-containing protein: MKIAHKIAVTSITVCALTVLSGCSGMSQRDKNTAVGAGVGAVGGAVLTGGSAVGTVGGAAVGGVIGNQVGK